Proteins from a genomic interval of Nocardia sp. BMG51109:
- a CDS encoding DUF3159 domain-containing protein, which yields MGGLSGLVYSTLPVVVFVPVNALGGLTAAIWAALGVAAAILVWRLVRRDAIQPAISGFIGVGVCAFIAYRMGAAKGFFAFGIWTSLVYGAVFLASLLVRWPLAGVIWGLLNGHGTDWRSDRRVLHLYDLATAVWVLVFGARYLVQSQLYDDDATGLLAVARIAMGWPLTAIALLVTVWAVRRAGHLPARAGARSGRHQARPD from the coding sequence ATGGGCGGCCTGAGCGGACTGGTCTACTCGACGCTGCCCGTGGTGGTGTTCGTCCCCGTCAATGCGCTGGGGGGATTGACCGCGGCCATCTGGGCGGCGCTGGGCGTCGCGGCGGCGATCCTGGTGTGGCGGCTGGTCCGTCGCGACGCGATCCAGCCGGCCATCTCCGGCTTCATCGGCGTCGGCGTCTGCGCGTTCATCGCCTACCGGATGGGTGCCGCGAAGGGTTTCTTCGCCTTCGGCATCTGGACCAGCCTGGTGTACGGGGCGGTGTTCCTGGCGTCGCTGCTGGTGCGCTGGCCGCTGGCCGGCGTGATCTGGGGGCTGCTCAACGGCCACGGCACCGACTGGCGCTCCGACCGGCGGGTGTTGCACCTCTACGACCTGGCCACCGCGGTGTGGGTGCTGGTGTTCGGCGCCCGCTACCTCGTCCAGTCGCAGCTGTACGACGACGACGCCACCGGACTGCTCGCGGTGGCCCGCATCGCCATGGGCTGGCCGCTGACCGCGATCGCGCTGCTGGTCACCGTGTGGGCGGTGCGCCGGGCGGGCCATCTGCCCGCGCGGGCCGGCGCCCGCTCGGGCCGGCATCAGGCTCGTCCGGACTGA
- a CDS encoding APC family permease, which translates to MSKLTTAAKRMVVGRPFRSDSLGHTLLPKRIALPVFASDPMSSVAYAPEEIFLVLSVGGLSAFVFAPWIGVVVAVVLTIVVASYRQNVHAYPSGGGDFEVATVNLGETAGLVVGSALLVDYVLTVAVSIASAASNIGSAIPFVGTHKVLFAVVAIVVLTAMNLRGIRESGTAFAIPAYAFLFGMFGMLGWGLLRVFVFGDEVRAESAGFELRAEDQHLFGIALVFLLARAFSSGCAALTGVEAISNGVPAFRKPKSRNAATTLLMLGIIAITLFIGMIVLARRIGAVIAEHPDQLIGAPPGYQQKTLIAQIAHAVFSGFPVGFYFVTGVTALILVLAANTAFNGFPVLGSVLAQNRFLPRQLHTRGDRLAFSNGILFLSGAAIAFVVAFGAEVTKLIQLYIIGVFVSFTLSQTGMLRHWTRLLRTETDPAQRSRMKRSRVINALGLVATGSVLVIVLVTKFLAGAWIAIVTMGAIFVVMKMIRRHYDSVSRELDEQEWDGVLPSRTHSIVLVSKLHLPTRRAIGYARATRPDVLEAVTVNVDETDTRQLVREWEKSDIPVPLKVIESPYREITKPVVDYVKRVRRDSPRDVVTVFIPEYVVGHWWEQVLHNQSALRLKGRLLFEPGVMVTSVPWQLSSSSAKADQGIENAPGAVRRGYGERS; encoded by the coding sequence GTGTCCAAGCTGACGACGGCCGCGAAGCGAATGGTGGTCGGCCGCCCTTTCCGTAGCGACTCGCTGGGGCATACCTTGCTGCCCAAGCGGATCGCGCTGCCGGTGTTCGCCTCCGATCCGATGTCCTCGGTCGCCTACGCACCGGAGGAGATCTTCCTGGTGCTGTCGGTGGGCGGATTGTCGGCGTTCGTCTTCGCGCCGTGGATCGGTGTCGTGGTGGCTGTCGTGCTGACGATCGTCGTCGCCAGCTATCGGCAGAACGTGCACGCCTACCCATCGGGTGGGGGAGATTTCGAGGTCGCCACCGTCAACCTCGGCGAAACGGCCGGCCTGGTGGTCGGCAGCGCCCTGCTGGTCGACTACGTGCTGACCGTCGCGGTCTCGATCGCCTCGGCCGCCAGCAACATCGGGTCGGCGATCCCGTTCGTCGGGACGCACAAGGTGTTGTTCGCCGTGGTTGCCATCGTGGTGCTGACGGCGATGAATCTGCGCGGTATCCGCGAGTCCGGTACCGCGTTCGCGATTCCTGCCTACGCGTTCTTGTTCGGCATGTTCGGCATGTTGGGCTGGGGGCTGCTGCGGGTGTTCGTGTTCGGCGATGAGGTGCGCGCCGAGTCGGCGGGGTTCGAGCTGCGGGCCGAGGACCAGCACCTGTTCGGGATCGCGCTGGTGTTCCTGCTGGCGCGGGCATTCTCCTCCGGGTGTGCCGCGCTGACCGGAGTGGAGGCGATCAGCAACGGCGTACCGGCCTTCCGCAAGCCGAAGTCGCGCAATGCCGCGACCACCCTGCTGATGCTCGGCATCATCGCGATCACGCTGTTCATCGGGATGATCGTGCTGGCTCGCAGGATCGGTGCGGTCATCGCGGAGCATCCCGATCAGCTGATCGGCGCGCCTCCCGGATACCAGCAGAAGACTCTCATCGCGCAGATCGCACACGCCGTGTTCAGCGGGTTCCCGGTCGGGTTCTACTTCGTCACCGGAGTGACGGCGCTGATCCTGGTGCTGGCGGCGAACACCGCGTTCAACGGGTTCCCGGTGCTCGGTTCGGTGTTGGCGCAGAACCGCTTTCTGCCCCGGCAGCTGCACACCCGGGGGGATCGGCTGGCATTCAGCAACGGGATCCTGTTCCTGTCCGGCGCGGCGATCGCGTTCGTGGTGGCCTTCGGCGCCGAGGTCACCAAGTTGATTCAGTTGTACATCATCGGTGTGTTCGTGTCGTTCACGCTGAGCCAGACCGGCATGCTGCGGCACTGGACGCGACTGCTGCGGACCGAGACCGATCCGGCGCAGCGTTCCCGGATGAAGCGCTCCCGGGTGATCAACGCGCTCGGCCTGGTGGCCACCGGTTCGGTGTTGGTGATCGTGCTGGTCACCAAGTTCCTGGCCGGAGCGTGGATCGCGATCGTCACCATGGGGGCGATCTTCGTGGTGATGAAGATGATTCGCCGGCACTATGATTCGGTGTCGCGGGAGCTGGACGAGCAGGAGTGGGACGGCGTGCTGCCGAGCCGGACCCATTCGATCGTGCTGGTGTCGAAGCTGCACCTGCCGACCCGGCGGGCGATCGGCTACGCGCGGGCAACGCGGCCGGACGTGCTCGAGGCGGTGACGGTGAACGTCGACGAGACCGACACCCGGCAGTTGGTGCGCGAATGGGAGAAGAGCGATATTCCGGTGCCGCTGAAGGTGATCGAATCGCCGTATCGCGAGATCACCAAGCCGGTGGTCGATTACGTCAAGCGGGTGCGGCGCGATTCGCCGCGCGATGTGGTGACGGTGTTCATCCCCGAGTACGTGGTGGGGCACTGGTGGGAACAGGTGCTGCACAACCAGAGTGCGCTGCGGTTGAAGGGCAGGCTGCTGTTCGAGCCCGGCGTGATGGTGACCAGCGTGCCGTGGCAGCTGAGTTCCTCGTCGGCCAAGGCCGATCAGGGTATCGAGAACGCGCCGGGTGCGGTGCGGCGCGGGTACGGCGAGCGGTCGTGA
- a CDS encoding TrkA family potassium uptake protein, with amino-acid sequence MKVAIAGAGAVGRSIAQELLRGGHEVMLLERRIDHVDPAAGSDAASAAPPVATQATASGRVAPAGSDAAPSVVTRAAASGRVASAVTWVHGDACELELLEEARLQDHEVVIAATGDDKANLVFSLLAKTEFGVRRVVARVNDPRNEWLFDSSWGVDVAVSTPRLLASLAEEAVSVGDLVRLMTLRRGQANLVEITLPADTPLAGRAVRSLALPRDVALVTILRGGRVIVPQADDPLEGDDELLFVAAVETEDELRKALGVNGFDAAAE; translated from the coding sequence GTGAAGGTAGCGATCGCCGGGGCCGGCGCGGTCGGCCGATCCATCGCCCAGGAACTGCTACGCGGCGGCCACGAGGTGATGCTGCTGGAACGCCGCATAGATCACGTCGACCCGGCCGCCGGGTCCGATGCGGCGTCCGCGGCTCCCCCCGTGGCTACGCAAGCCACCGCCTCCGGTCGCGTCGCTCCCGCTGGGTCCGATGCGGCTCCCTCCGTGGTGACGCGGGCTGCCGCCTCCGGTCGCGTCGCTTCCGCCGTGACATGGGTGCACGGCGACGCCTGCGAGCTGGAACTGCTCGAGGAGGCCCGGCTGCAGGATCACGAGGTGGTGATCGCCGCCACCGGCGACGACAAGGCGAATCTGGTGTTCAGCCTGCTCGCCAAGACCGAGTTCGGGGTGCGGCGGGTGGTGGCCCGGGTCAACGATCCGCGCAACGAGTGGCTGTTCGACAGTTCCTGGGGCGTCGACGTCGCGGTGTCGACGCCGCGACTGCTGGCCTCGCTGGCCGAGGAGGCCGTCTCGGTCGGCGATCTGGTCCGGCTGATGACGCTGCGGCGGGGCCAGGCCAATCTGGTGGAGATCACCCTCCCGGCCGACACCCCGCTGGCCGGGCGGGCGGTGCGCAGCCTGGCGCTGCCGCGCGACGTCGCCCTGGTCACGATCCTGCGCGGCGGCCGGGTCATCGTCCCGCAGGCCGACGACCCGCTCGAAGGCGACGACGAACTGCTCTTCGTGGCCGCGGTCGAAACCGAGGACGAACTCCGTAAGGCGTTGGGCGTCAACGGCTTCGACGCGGCCGCGGAGTAG
- a CDS encoding TrkA family potassium uptake protein — MYVVIMGCGRVGSSLARALVRVGHEVAVIDRDSSAFLRLGKDFAGDRITGVGFDRDVLERAGIGRAGAFAAVSSGDNSNIISARVARETFGVERVVARIYDAKRAAVYERLGIPTIATVPWTTDRFLRTLLDEDGGTTWRDPTGTVAVTELGLHEDWYGRTVRELEDTIGARVAFLIRFGQGVLPTGKTVLQADDTVYVAATSGSVGAAVALAATSPSSEDKS; from the coding sequence GTGTACGTAGTGATCATGGGGTGTGGCCGGGTCGGCTCCTCGCTCGCGCGCGCCCTGGTCCGGGTCGGTCACGAGGTGGCCGTGATCGACCGGGACTCCAGCGCGTTCCTGCGCCTGGGCAAGGACTTCGCCGGTGACCGGATCACCGGTGTCGGCTTCGACCGGGATGTGCTGGAGCGCGCGGGAATCGGGCGGGCCGGCGCCTTCGCGGCGGTCTCCTCCGGCGACAACTCCAACATCATCTCGGCCCGGGTGGCCCGGGAGACCTTCGGGGTGGAGCGCGTGGTGGCCCGCATCTACGACGCCAAGCGCGCGGCCGTCTACGAGCGCCTGGGCATCCCGACCATCGCGACGGTGCCGTGGACGACGGACCGTTTCCTGCGCACGCTGCTCGACGAGGACGGCGGCACCACCTGGCGCGACCCCACCGGCACGGTGGCGGTCACCGAACTCGGCCTGCACGAGGACTGGTACGGCCGCACGGTCCGGGAACTGGAGGACACGATCGGCGCCCGGGTGGCCTTCCTGATCCGCTTCGGGCAGGGCGTCCTGCCCACCGGCAAGACCGTCTTGCAGGCCGACGACACCGTGTACGTCGCGGCCACCTCCGGCAGCGTCGGCGCGGCCGTCGCGCTGGCCGCCACATCTCCGTCGAGCGAGGACAAGTCGTGA
- a CDS encoding alpha/beta fold hydrolase has translation MPDLPRPALVVALPGTGSDADFARRAFGPACAALDLPFLAVEPDPRAVVDSCRAALDTAARSGPVLAAGISLGAAIAVEWARARTDSAFGVIAALPAWTGSDTAECPAAISAATTAAQLRADGLDAVVERMTGSSPAWLGAALSQSWAAQWPHLPDALDEAATYSWPAPETLAALHVPATIVTAVDDPVHPLPVAEQWAALIPRAELHRITLAELGADPAILGCRGLSRLAGRQATHR, from the coding sequence GTGCCCGATCTACCCCGCCCGGCGCTCGTCGTCGCCCTGCCCGGCACCGGATCCGACGCCGATTTCGCCCGCCGCGCCTTCGGGCCGGCCTGTGCCGCACTGGATCTGCCGTTCCTCGCCGTCGAACCGGATCCGCGCGCGGTGGTGGACAGCTGCCGCGCCGCGCTGGACACCGCGGCCCGCTCCGGGCCGGTGCTGGCCGCCGGTATCTCGCTGGGCGCCGCCATCGCGGTCGAATGGGCCCGCGCGCGAACCGATTCCGCCTTCGGGGTGATCGCCGCGCTGCCGGCCTGGACCGGCTCCGACACCGCCGAGTGCCCGGCGGCCATCAGTGCCGCCACCACCGCCGCGCAGTTGCGCGCCGACGGCCTGGACGCGGTCGTGGAACGCATGACCGGCAGCAGCCCGGCCTGGCTGGGCGCGGCGCTGAGCCAGTCGTGGGCGGCGCAGTGGCCGCACCTGCCCGACGCCCTCGACGAGGCCGCGACCTACTCCTGGCCGGCCCCGGAAACCCTTGCCGCACTGCATGTCCCGGCGACCATCGTGACCGCCGTCGACGATCCCGTGCATCCGCTGCCGGTCGCCGAACAGTGGGCCGCCCTGATTCCCCGGGCGGAGCTGCACCGCATCACCCTCGCCGAACTCGGCGCCGATCCCGCGATCCTCGGCTGCCGCGGCCTGTCCCGCCTCGCCGGACGCCAAGCGACACACCGATAA
- a CDS encoding sigma-70 family RNA polymerase sigma factor, with product MQERPRGRGTRSPKTGAVGSESRRAAAELDRLIGPAAAGDRQAVNDIVKIVQPLVRRYCAARIGGGGHLHVTAEDIAQEICIATVQAIPRYRDQGKSFLAFVYGISANKVADAFRRAQQHPAYPVAEFPDEPCTAAGPEEMALVSERRRATRELMKVLAPAHREVLVMRIVLGWTAAQTAEAIGTSPGVVRVMQHRALNKLRAELKVVR from the coding sequence TTGCAGGAACGGCCGCGGGGCCGGGGCACCAGGTCGCCCAAGACCGGCGCCGTCGGCTCGGAGAGCCGCCGGGCCGCGGCCGAGCTGGACCGGTTGATCGGGCCGGCCGCCGCGGGAGACCGGCAGGCGGTGAACGACATCGTCAAGATCGTGCAGCCGCTCGTGCGGCGTTACTGCGCGGCCCGGATCGGCGGGGGCGGGCACCTGCACGTCACCGCCGAGGACATCGCCCAGGAGATCTGCATCGCGACCGTGCAGGCCATCCCGCGCTACCGCGATCAGGGCAAGTCGTTCCTGGCATTCGTCTACGGCATCTCCGCCAACAAGGTGGCCGACGCGTTCCGCCGCGCCCAGCAGCATCCGGCCTACCCGGTCGCCGAATTCCCGGACGAGCCGTGCACGGCGGCGGGCCCGGAGGAGATGGCGCTGGTGTCCGAGCGGCGGCGTGCCACCCGCGAACTGATGAAGGTGCTGGCGCCCGCGCACCGCGAGGTGCTGGTGATGCGGATCGTGCTGGGCTGGACCGCGGCACAGACCGCGGAGGCGATCGGCACCAGCCCGGGCGTCGTGCGGGTGATGCAGCACCGGGCGCTGAACAAGCTGCGCGCCGAGCTGAAGGTGGTGCGCTGA
- a CDS encoding OB-fold nucleic acid binding domain-containing protein yields MPFTGGNRAGSGIKVGPDSGYFRRLGRRLTADLDRLDAEELAETSEASGACRADECRRGEEVTMLGKLRSVEACPKAAGANLQAEFYDGTDAVTLVWIGRRRIPGIESGRRILVRGRIGERDGAKVIFNPYYELRENS; encoded by the coding sequence ATGCCTTTCACAGGCGGTAACAGGGCCGGCTCCGGAATCAAGGTGGGGCCGGACAGCGGATATTTCCGGCGGTTGGGCCGTCGGCTGACAGCCGATCTGGACCGCCTCGACGCCGAAGAACTGGCCGAGACGTCCGAGGCCTCCGGGGCGTGCCGGGCGGACGAATGCCGGCGTGGCGAGGAGGTCACCATGCTGGGCAAGCTGCGCAGCGTGGAGGCGTGCCCGAAGGCGGCGGGCGCCAATCTGCAGGCCGAGTTCTACGACGGCACCGATGCGGTCACGCTGGTGTGGATCGGGCGACGACGCATCCCGGGAATCGAGTCGGGACGCCGTATCCTGGTCCGCGGTCGCATCGGGGAACGTGATGGGGCCAAGGTGATCTTCAACCCCTACTACGAACTACGCGAGAATTCCTGA
- a CDS encoding nuclear transport factor 2 family protein, whose product MIIEAGGTTRAIVQELLRRIAAGDPGRIAELYAPEVDWKVNWPEAEHGRAATPWIVHRRTRDDIAAHYRQLAAHHDPEQVATVIERILVDGPDAVVLGEIRQTALATDRPYRARFALHLTVDNGLVTRQHIYEDSLAVARAFDDPPRPPGNT is encoded by the coding sequence ATGATCATCGAAGCCGGGGGCACGACCCGGGCCATCGTGCAGGAGTTGCTCCGCCGCATCGCCGCGGGCGACCCCGGACGGATCGCCGAACTGTATGCGCCGGAGGTCGACTGGAAGGTGAACTGGCCCGAGGCCGAGCACGGCCGCGCCGCCACGCCGTGGATCGTCCACCGCCGCACCCGCGACGACATCGCCGCCCACTACCGGCAACTCGCCGCGCACCACGACCCCGAACAGGTGGCGACGGTGATCGAACGCATCCTCGTCGACGGCCCGGATGCCGTGGTGCTCGGCGAGATCCGGCAGACCGCCCTGGCTACGGACCGCCCCTACCGCGCCCGCTTCGCCCTTCACCTGACCGTCGACAACGGCCTGGTCACCCGCCAGCACATCTACGAGGACAGCCTCGCCGTGGCCCGGGCATTCGACGACCCCCCTCGACCACCGGGCAACACCTGA